One Microbacterium sp. No. 7 genomic window carries:
- a CDS encoding AraC family transcriptional regulator: protein MRQRTGPGGSRQENVPVFRGGAVGDALAAIRVRAHGGHDAVASVETLAWGETALARVYVRGVPEMTMSTARSGGGRLILVAEGTLLLEPSNEVGPRRFAYVPPGGEVRYRASGSVALISVELSGLFRAELEPSISFQSPVDDSGDGFALVVAVVNTLFVNRGLVSGASRIALERALCLIAGGVVPHYRGSLPAGRARDIIERANEIIASEYGDPGLTPQVIATRLGISTEHLRKTFRAIDSTPFEAIRRERLRAVERSRAAFRDLDLSTHVRLAGFTNLKAYHRASAAQRSRRRRHPESV from the coding sequence ATGCGCCAGCGAACCGGTCCAGGCGGGTCCCGTCAGGAGAACGTCCCGGTGTTCCGCGGCGGCGCCGTCGGCGACGCGCTCGCCGCGATCCGCGTTCGGGCTCACGGCGGGCACGATGCCGTCGCGAGCGTCGAGACGCTCGCGTGGGGAGAGACGGCGCTCGCCCGTGTCTACGTCCGGGGCGTGCCCGAGATGACCATGTCGACCGCTCGGTCGGGCGGCGGACGGCTGATCCTGGTGGCCGAGGGAACTCTGCTGCTGGAGCCGTCGAACGAGGTCGGACCTCGCCGGTTCGCGTATGTCCCGCCCGGTGGCGAGGTGCGGTACCGGGCGAGCGGCAGCGTCGCGTTGATCAGCGTCGAGCTGTCGGGGCTCTTCCGCGCGGAGCTCGAGCCCAGCATCTCGTTCCAGTCGCCCGTCGACGACAGCGGCGACGGGTTCGCGCTGGTCGTGGCCGTCGTCAACACGCTCTTCGTCAACCGCGGGCTGGTCTCCGGAGCCTCCCGCATCGCGCTCGAGCGTGCGCTGTGCCTCATCGCCGGAGGCGTCGTCCCCCACTACCGCGGCTCGCTACCCGCCGGCCGCGCCCGTGACATCATCGAGCGGGCCAACGAGATCATCGCGAGCGAGTACGGGGATCCCGGGCTCACCCCGCAGGTCATCGCGACGCGGCTGGGCATCTCGACAGAGCACCTGCGCAAGACGTTCCGCGCGATCGACTCGACGCCGTTCGAGGCCATCAGACGAGAGCGCCTGCGGGCGGTCGAGAGGTCTCGAGCCGCTTTCCGCGATCTCGACCTCTCGACGCACGTGCGACTCGCGGGGTTCACGAACCTCAAGGCATACCATCGCGCATCCGCAGCGCAACGCTCGCGTCGCAGGCGGCACCCCGAGTCGGTGTGA
- a CDS encoding GntR family transcriptional regulator, with the protein MSETTSASASERAYASIRDRILEGELLPGTMLGEAQLAAEIGVSRTPVRAALARLQDEGWIVIYPQRGALVQGLGERALVELADARLVLESTGAGRLGEDARERLADRLDGSIEAQRAAFADRDVRRFIELTIAFHRSFVEASGNSVLLELNDRLADRQRFVLFASGERLLARCEDIIAEHEDLTRRLRTGDVTGFTATLRLHVSDAYELPVPEHPLETLARDRAR; encoded by the coding sequence ATGTCCGAGACGACGAGCGCGAGCGCCTCGGAGCGGGCCTACGCGTCCATCCGGGATCGCATCCTCGAGGGCGAGCTCCTGCCGGGGACGATGCTGGGCGAGGCACAGCTCGCCGCGGAGATCGGGGTCAGCCGCACACCCGTGCGCGCGGCGCTGGCCCGCCTGCAAGACGAGGGATGGATCGTCATCTACCCCCAGCGCGGCGCGCTCGTGCAGGGGCTCGGCGAGCGCGCGCTCGTGGAGCTCGCCGACGCGCGCCTCGTGCTGGAGTCGACGGGCGCCGGCCGCCTCGGCGAGGATGCGCGCGAGCGCCTCGCCGATCGGCTCGACGGCTCGATCGAGGCGCAGCGCGCGGCGTTCGCCGATCGCGACGTCCGCCGCTTCATCGAGCTCACGATCGCCTTCCACCGCAGCTTCGTCGAGGCCAGCGGAAACAGCGTGCTCCTCGAGCTCAACGATCGCCTCGCCGACCGGCAGCGGTTCGTGCTGTTCGCGTCGGGCGAGCGGCTCCTCGCCCGCTGCGAGGACATCATCGCCGAGCACGAGGATCTCACGCGGCGGCTGCGCACGGGCGACGTCACGGGCTTCACCGCGACCCTGCGCCTGCACGTCTCCGACGCCTACGAGCTGCCCGTCCCCGAGCATCCGCTGGAGACGCTCGCGCGCGATCGCGCGCGCTGA
- a CDS encoding MFS transporter: MTGIPSPLPGAAPEASVARATIQRRTMIVLIVMQVIGTIGVGVAPSIGVLLAGQVTDSEAWAGLARTASTLGAAVFGLPLGTIAARYGRRVALSGGWWVAAAGSALLVAAAQWSLVIPLFIGLFLIGVGTAVSLQARFAATDLAEPQHRGRSLALVVWVGTLGTVIGPNLGIPGELVGGVTGLTVFAAAFLIAAVCLALAGVIVSVWLRPDPLLTLAAAQEVAAPRSDAATRNAPADKTRRRGGRIGAVLTEMRTNRAARYALIAIVTAQIVMVAIMTMTPVHIEHQGGSVTIVGVTISLHIIGMYALAPLVGWIADRFGHRVTIATGILIFLASLLIGAIRPDGIPWIIASLILLGVGWSFVNVAGSALFSAAVTDEARASSQGGADALSNLLGATAAFAAGPLLAASSFSVLSVAAIAALTPLAILTAWRRPPAG; encoded by the coding sequence ATGACCGGCATCCCCTCCCCCCTCCCGGGCGCCGCGCCCGAGGCGTCCGTCGCTCGCGCGACGATCCAGCGCCGCACGATGATCGTGCTCATCGTCATGCAGGTCATCGGCACGATCGGCGTGGGCGTCGCCCCCTCGATCGGCGTGCTCCTCGCGGGACAGGTCACCGACAGCGAGGCGTGGGCGGGTCTCGCCCGCACCGCGAGCACGCTGGGCGCCGCGGTCTTCGGCCTGCCGCTGGGCACGATCGCGGCCCGCTACGGACGACGCGTCGCGCTCTCGGGCGGATGGTGGGTCGCGGCGGCGGGCAGCGCGCTGCTGGTCGCGGCGGCGCAATGGAGCCTCGTCATCCCGCTGTTCATCGGCCTGTTCCTCATCGGCGTCGGCACGGCTGTGAGCCTGCAGGCACGGTTCGCCGCGACCGACCTCGCCGAGCCGCAGCACCGGGGCCGATCGCTGGCCCTCGTCGTGTGGGTGGGCACGCTCGGCACCGTGATCGGCCCCAACCTCGGCATCCCCGGCGAGCTCGTCGGCGGCGTCACCGGCCTCACGGTGTTCGCCGCCGCGTTCCTCATCGCGGCCGTGTGCCTGGCGCTCGCGGGCGTGATCGTCTCGGTCTGGCTGCGCCCCGACCCGCTGCTCACACTCGCGGCGGCACAGGAGGTCGCGGCGCCGCGGAGCGACGCGGCGACGCGGAATGCGCCCGCGGACAAGACGCGCCGGCGCGGCGGGCGCATCGGCGCGGTGCTCACCGAGATGCGCACGAACCGGGCGGCCCGCTACGCGCTCATCGCGATCGTCACGGCGCAGATCGTGATGGTGGCGATCATGACCATGACGCCCGTGCACATCGAGCACCAGGGCGGCTCGGTCACGATCGTCGGCGTCACGATCAGCCTGCACATCATCGGGATGTACGCGCTCGCTCCGCTCGTCGGCTGGATCGCCGACCGCTTCGGCCATCGCGTCACGATCGCGACCGGCATCCTGATCTTCCTCGCCTCGCTGTTGATCGGCGCGATCCGCCCCGACGGCATCCCGTGGATCATCGCGTCGCTCATCCTGCTCGGCGTCGGCTGGTCGTTCGTGAACGTCGCCGGATCCGCCCTGTTCAGCGCCGCCGTCACCGACGAGGCGCGCGCCTCGTCCCAGGGCGGCGCCGACGCCCTCTCGAACCTGCTCGGCGCCACCGCCGCGTTCGCCGCCGGCCCGCTGCTCGCCGCCAGCAGCTTCTCGGTGCTCTCCGTCGCCGCGATCGCCGCGCTGACGCCGCTCGCGATACTGACCGCATGGCGGCGCCCGCCGGCCGGATGA